A genomic window from Plasmodium malariae genome assembly, chromosome: 10 includes:
- the PmUG01_10049500 gene encoding Plasmodium exported protein (PHIST), unknown function produces MENYTKKTNSVLTITPPFWNIEKRKNYVKKTLNNKETKFKNKNVTAYIFSTSFFSALLLSLFYLLLQYIHISKGNLYLQLQLKNRHSRILYKYNPLLIRGIKNHNATSLEKKEIFSSHHEEKDTASKKLAKKIDEMENTFIKDYLSKKNIGNHETFKKNENLFKCSNSKKCEDVTDEELNEKINNLKGPVDPKTMYLVWNFVYNHEKKKYIRMQGDTLKYCKSLASDYKIPINYEKKTWKNINIKMTEAFLKKGHSDFKNIKTFAGEDLCARWEFQRYIYMKRKLWTEYREKIKEKWISKLNNTFKKYNEKK; encoded by the exons CGGTTTTAACCATAACACCTCCATTTTggaatatagaaaaaaggaaaaattatgttaaaaaaacgttaaataataaggaaacaaaatttaaaaacaaaaacgttacagcatatattttttctaccTCTTTTTTTAGTGCATTACTTCTGTCTttgttttatcttttattacAA TATATCCATATATCTAAAGGGAACCTATACTTGCAACTGCAGCTAAAAAATAGACATTCAAGGATATTGTATAAATACAATCCCTTGCTAATAAGGGGAATCAAAAATCATAACGCAACAAGTCTAGAGAAGAAGGAAATTTTCTCATCGCACCATGAAGAAAAAGATACTGCTTCTAAAAAATTAGCTAAAAAGATCGATGAAATggaaaatacatttataaaagatTATCTCTCGAAAAAAAACATAGGGAATCatgaaacatttaaaaaaaatgaaaacctATTTAAATGTagtaattcaaaaaaatgtgAAGATGTAACAGATGaagaattaaatgaaaaaataaataatttaaaggGACCCGTGGATCCCAAAACTATGTATCTTGTTTGGAATTTTGTGTATaatcatgaaaaaaaaaaatatattcgtATGCAAGGAGACACACTAAAGTACTGTAAATCATTAGCAAGCGATTACAAAATACCAATCAATtatgaaaagaaaacatggaaaaatataaatattaaaatgacAGAAGCTTTCTTGAAAAAAGGACATTctgattttaaaaatataaagactTTCGCAGGTGAAGATTTATGCGCAAGGTGGGAATTTCAaaggtacatatatatgaaaagaaaattatggACAGAATATcgggaaaaaattaaagaaaagtGGATAAGTAagttaaataatacatttaaaaagtataatgaaaaaaaataa